Proteins from a single region of Pseudodesulfovibrio portus:
- a CDS encoding rubrerythrin family protein, whose protein sequence is MSKTMENLKAAFAGESQANRKYLAFAEKAEKDGKPGVAKLFRAAAAAETIHAHAHLRLMKGIGSTEENLKAAISGETYEFEKMYPEMMEDAQAEGENAILRYFGFANEAEKIHASLYTEALEAEGDTFADAEFYICSVCGHTRDGEPTDKCPICGATPKAYAKVD, encoded by the coding sequence ATGAGCAAGACCATGGAGAACCTGAAAGCCGCCTTTGCCGGAGAATCCCAGGCCAACCGCAAATATCTCGCCTTTGCCGAAAAGGCTGAAAAAGACGGCAAACCCGGTGTGGCCAAGCTGTTCCGCGCAGCCGCAGCAGCGGAAACCATCCACGCACACGCCCACCTGCGGCTCATGAAGGGCATCGGCTCCACCGAGGAAAACCTCAAGGCCGCCATCTCCGGCGAGACCTACGAATTCGAGAAGATGTACCCCGAGATGATGGAAGACGCCCAGGCCGAGGGCGAAAACGCCATCCTGCGCTACTTCGGTTTCGCCAACGAGGCCGAGAAGATCCACGCCTCCCTCTACACCGAGGCCCTGGAAGCCGAGGGCGACACCTTTGCCGACGCCGAATTCTACATCTGCTCCGTCTGCGGCCACACCCGGGACGGCGAGCCCACGGACAAGTGCCCCATCTGCGGCGCCACCCCCAAGGCCTACGCCAAGGTCGACTAG
- the ftsE gene encoding cell division ATP-binding protein FtsE yields the protein MVNVERLSYNFGAYWALKDVSFSLGRGEFLFLTGHSGAGKTTLLRLLYGALPVNRGRATVAGFELNRLRRREIPQLRRKVGVVFQDFKILPDRTVFDNVAMALEVRGMPRQHLERRVRAIVRAMGLETKSYSTCERLSGGEQQRVAIARSMVANPELILADEPTGNLDVDLTMHLMEIFKQFHTYGTSVIMATHSREVLECVPGARILHLQDGRIVDEAGGVEPEPEEEEPASLGEVGL from the coding sequence ATGGTCAATGTTGAGCGACTCTCCTATAATTTCGGGGCGTATTGGGCCCTGAAAGACGTTTCCTTTTCGCTGGGGAGGGGAGAGTTCTTGTTCCTGACCGGCCACTCGGGGGCGGGGAAAACCACGCTCCTCAGGCTGCTGTACGGCGCGCTGCCGGTCAACCGGGGGCGGGCCACGGTGGCCGGGTTCGAGCTGAACCGTCTCCGGCGGCGGGAAATACCGCAGCTCCGGCGCAAGGTCGGGGTGGTCTTCCAGGACTTCAAGATCCTGCCGGACCGCACGGTGTTCGACAACGTGGCCATGGCCCTCGAGGTGCGGGGCATGCCCCGGCAACACCTGGAGCGGCGCGTGCGGGCCATCGTCCGGGCCATGGGGTTGGAGACCAAGTCCTATTCCACCTGCGAGCGGCTGTCCGGCGGCGAGCAGCAGCGGGTGGCCATCGCCCGGTCCATGGTCGCCAACCCGGAATTGATCCTGGCCGACGAGCCCACCGGCAACCTGGACGTGGACCTGACCATGCACCTGATGGAAATATTCAAGCAGTTCCACACCTACGGCACGTCGGTCATCATGGCCACCCATTCGCGCGAAGTGCTCGAATGCGTGCCGGGCGCGCGCATCCTGCACCTGCAGGACGGACGCATCGTGGACGAGGCCGGGGGCGTCGAGCCCGAGCCCGAGGAAGAGGAACCCGCCAGCCTGGGCGAGGTGGGACTGTGA
- a CDS encoding cell division protein FtsX, producing the protein MIGQFLRLSMRGVADLRLHPFAQLLTLVAVAMVTLLTGLILLGLNTVNFELLKSRGQVEFQVYWKTDVGAEVVVKDWDVIRAMDHLRDFKTFTPENALTELASALGETGDFSWLADNNPLPYSGLASFRVPPEAQDEGWAAQLLTNLKSLPGVDKVNYTPFQADLAQSWTTISRMVIWPVLGFLALIVSLVVHNTIKLSLLTRVDEVEILSLVGASPAYIRWPLLTGGFVQGVLGSGLGIGLLALVHSFIAEALNFPPFLLEIRFLPMDQLAMLGGAVTLVSVISSWVAIK; encoded by the coding sequence GTGATCGGCCAGTTCCTGCGGCTCTCCATGCGCGGCGTAGCCGACCTCCGGCTGCACCCGTTCGCCCAGCTCCTCACCCTGGTGGCCGTGGCCATGGTCACCCTGCTCACCGGCCTGATCCTGCTCGGCCTGAACACGGTCAATTTCGAGCTGCTCAAATCGCGCGGCCAGGTGGAGTTCCAGGTCTACTGGAAGACCGACGTGGGCGCGGAGGTCGTGGTCAAGGACTGGGACGTGATCCGGGCCATGGATCACTTGCGGGACTTCAAGACGTTCACGCCGGAAAACGCCCTCACCGAGCTGGCCTCGGCCCTGGGCGAGACCGGCGACTTCTCCTGGTTGGCGGACAACAACCCGCTGCCCTATTCCGGGCTGGCCTCCTTCCGCGTGCCGCCCGAGGCGCAGGACGAAGGCTGGGCCGCGCAGCTGCTCACGAACCTCAAGTCCCTGCCCGGCGTGGACAAGGTCAACTACACCCCGTTCCAGGCGGACCTGGCCCAGAGCTGGACCACCATCTCGCGCATGGTCATCTGGCCCGTACTCGGCTTCCTGGCGCTCATCGTATCCCTGGTGGTGCACAACACGATCAAACTGTCCCTGCTGACCCGCGTGGACGAAGTGGAAATCCTCTCCCTGGTGGGTGCCAGCCCCGCTTATATCCGCTGGCCGCTGCTCACCGGCGGCTTTGTCCAGGGCGTGCTCGGCTCCGGACTGGGCATCGGCCTTCTCGCCCTGGTCCACTCCTTCATAGCCGAAGCCCTCAACTTCCCCCCGTTTCTCCTGGAAATCAGATTCCTGCCCATGGATCAACTGGCCATGCTCGGCGGAGCCGTCACCCTGGTCTCGGTCATATCCAGTTGGGTGGCCATAAAATAA
- the purE gene encoding 5-(carboxyamino)imidazole ribonucleotide mutase, translating into MPKVVIFMGSISDEDKMRPCADLLTELGVDHVFTVSSAHRTPERTARLVEEYEADGCQVFICAAGLAAHLAGAVAAKTTRPVLGVPLSASALGGMDALLATVQMPPGFPVGTLALDKVGAKNAAWLAAQIIALHDPELTKKIQAARDGFKESVEKAAASL; encoded by the coding sequence ATGCCGAAAGTTGTTATTTTCATGGGGTCCATTTCGGATGAGGACAAGATGCGCCCGTGCGCCGACCTGCTGACCGAGCTGGGCGTGGACCATGTGTTCACCGTGTCCTCGGCGCATCGCACCCCGGAGCGCACCGCCCGGCTCGTCGAGGAGTACGAGGCCGACGGCTGCCAGGTCTTCATCTGCGCCGCCGGACTGGCCGCGCACCTGGCCGGGGCCGTGGCCGCCAAGACCACCAGGCCCGTGCTGGGCGTGCCGTTGTCCGCGTCCGCCCTGGGCGGCATGGACGCCCTGCTGGCCACCGTGCAGATGCCCCCGGGCTTCCCGGTGGGAACCCTTGCCCTGGACAAGGTCGGGGCCAAGAACGCCGCCTGGCTGGCAGCCCAGATCATCGCCCTGCATGACCCGGAGCTGACCAAAAAAATTCAGGCTGCCCGCGACGGTTTCAAGGAATCCGTGGAAAAGGCTGCGGCCAGCTTGTAA